A window of the Acidimicrobiales bacterium genome harbors these coding sequences:
- a CDS encoding septum formation family protein → MAVRQLAGAAVIGGVAIFGGVTAMGDDTVRDDSGAIVEAGGVGVFAIKYGDCLVAPLEGEVQSVEGVPCDQPHDSQAYDTFDLTGFDAFPGDALDEPAYNGCLDRFESFVGIPFEESILWVTFMSPTADGWAQGDREIQCLIIPESGTITFDAKNSRT, encoded by the coding sequence ATGGCGGTTCGGCAATTGGCGGGTGCAGCGGTGATCGGTGGCGTTGCCATCTTCGGCGGAGTGACCGCCATGGGTGACGACACGGTGCGTGACGACAGTGGCGCGATCGTCGAGGCCGGCGGTGTCGGCGTCTTCGCCATCAAGTACGGCGATTGCCTCGTTGCTCCGCTCGAGGGCGAGGTCCAGTCGGTCGAAGGTGTGCCCTGTGATCAGCCCCACGACAGCCAGGCCTACGACACGTTCGACCTGACCGGCTTCGATGCGTTTCCGGGCGATGCCCTCGATGAGCCCGCGTACAACGGTTGTCTCGATCGCTTCGAGTCGTTCGTCGGGATCCCGTTCGAGGAGTCGATTCTCTGGGTGACCTTCATGAGCCCGACCGCCGACGGCTGGGCCCAGGGCGACCGCGAGATCCAGTGCCTGATCATTCCCGAGTCCGGCACGATCACCTTCGATGCGAAGAACTCTCGCACCTGA
- a CDS encoding crotonase/enoyl-CoA hydratase family protein: protein MITTDIIASLDGSSGAVLVVTIDRPERRNAVDRETAALLADAFRTFDTDDQLAVAVLTGAGGTFCAGADLKAVATSAGNRVDPDIGVDGPMGPTRMLLSKPVIAAVEGHAVAGGLELAAWCDLRVAATDAVFGVYCRRWGVPLVDGGTVRLSRLLGHSHALDLILTGRGVSGDEARAMGLANRLTEPGGALTAAIELAHQLAAFPQNCLRSDRRSSYDQWGLALDDAMSHETNLGLATIRSGETAEGAARFAGGAGRHGEFA from the coding sequence ATGATCACCACCGACATCATCGCCTCGCTTGACGGCAGCTCCGGCGCCGTGCTCGTCGTCACCATCGACCGTCCCGAACGACGCAACGCCGTCGACCGCGAGACGGCCGCGCTGCTGGCCGACGCCTTCCGGACCTTCGACACCGACGATCAACTTGCCGTTGCCGTGCTCACCGGCGCCGGTGGCACGTTCTGCGCCGGTGCCGACCTCAAGGCGGTGGCGACCTCGGCCGGCAACCGCGTCGACCCCGACATCGGCGTCGACGGCCCCATGGGGCCGACCCGGATGCTGCTGTCGAAACCGGTCATCGCTGCCGTCGAAGGCCACGCCGTGGCCGGCGGACTCGAACTCGCTGCGTGGTGCGATCTGCGAGTGGCGGCAACCGACGCCGTCTTCGGTGTCTATTGCCGTCGCTGGGGCGTACCGCTCGTCGACGGTGGGACCGTGCGACTCTCGCGGTTGCTGGGCCACTCGCACGCACTCGACCTCATCCTCACCGGCCGTGGGGTGAGCGGCGACGAGGCTCGAGCCATGGGATTGGCGAACCGCCTGACCGAGCCTGGCGGGGCGCTGACAGCCGCAATCGAGCTGGCCCACCAACTCGCCGCGTTCCCGCAGAACTGTCTGCGATCGGATCGACGGTCGAGCTACGACCAATGGGGCCTGGCGCTCGACGACGCCATGTCGCACGAGACCAACCTCGGTCTGGCCACGATCCGATCCGGCGAAACCGCCGAAGGTGCGGCTCGCTTCGCCGGCGGCGCCGGCCGGCACGGCGAATTCGCCTGA
- a CDS encoding ABC transporter ATP-binding protein gives MTDRPVPPPAPAVSGLRAQLGVDRGEFSLDLPLSIEAGTTLALLGPNGAGKSTTVSALAGLRALDRGFIELAGRTLDRAEGPGHLHQFVPSEHRRIGVVFQHYALFPHLSVIDNVAFGLRHGVADGRVNRQHARAIAAGWLETLGIADVGDARPAAISGGQAQRAALARALAIEPDLLLLDEPLSALDVSTRAGLRRTLRQVLADFEGPCLLITHDPTDAFMLADQVCILERGRIVQTGTPEEIRAHPATSYVADLAGLNLLEGTSDGERLTTDAGAQLQSATSLHGPVLIAIRPAAVSLHRSAPSGSPRNAWSTTITGVEPLGEIVRVQLGGPVPLMVDITPAAAHELELGIGSTIWAAVKATEITVTPN, from the coding sequence ATGACCGACCGACCGGTTCCTCCGCCCGCACCAGCGGTGTCGGGTCTTCGGGCTCAGCTCGGTGTCGACCGAGGCGAATTCTCACTCGACCTCCCGCTCAGCATCGAAGCGGGCACGACGCTGGCGCTCCTCGGACCCAACGGCGCCGGCAAGTCCACCACGGTCTCCGCGCTCGCCGGACTCCGTGCGCTCGATCGCGGCTTCATCGAACTCGCCGGTCGCACCCTCGATCGGGCTGAAGGTCCGGGCCACCTCCACCAGTTCGTGCCGTCCGAGCACCGTCGCATCGGCGTGGTCTTCCAGCACTACGCCTTGTTCCCCCATCTGAGCGTGATCGACAACGTCGCCTTCGGCTTGCGCCACGGCGTGGCTGACGGTCGGGTCAATCGGCAGCATGCCCGCGCTATCGCTGCGGGATGGCTCGAGACGCTCGGCATCGCCGACGTCGGCGATGCTCGACCTGCGGCGATCTCCGGAGGGCAGGCTCAGCGAGCGGCCCTCGCTCGTGCGCTGGCCATCGAGCCGGACCTGCTGCTGCTCGACGAGCCGCTCAGCGCCCTCGACGTCAGCACCCGAGCCGGGCTGCGACGCACGCTCCGCCAGGTGCTCGCCGATTTCGAGGGGCCGTGTCTCCTCATCACCCACGACCCGACCGACGCCTTCATGCTGGCCGACCAGGTCTGCATCCTCGAGCGGGGAAGGATCGTACAAACCGGCACGCCCGAGGAAATTCGGGCCCATCCGGCGACCTCGTACGTCGCCGATCTGGCGGGTCTGAACCTGCTCGAAGGCACCAGCGACGGCGAGCGCCTCACCACCGACGCCGGTGCACAACTCCAGTCGGCCACGTCACTGCACGGGCCCGTATTGATCGCCATCCGACCTGCTGCCGTCTCGCTCCACCGATCGGCGCCGAGCGGCAGCCCGCGCAACGCCTGGTCGACCACCATCACCGGCGTCGAGCCGCTCGGAGAGATCGTGCGAGTTCAGCTCGGCGGACCGGTGCCCCTCATGGTCGACATCACGCCGGCGGCCGCGCACGAACTCGAGCTCGGCATCGGGTCGACTATCTGGGCGGCGGTGAAAGCCACCGAGATCACCGTCACGCCGAACTGA
- a CDS encoding ABC transporter permease, giving the protein MTRRVVARPPLVLLVPAAAGALLFLVPLAGLVSRTPWGSLPDLLTSSIVVDALRVSLVTSLGAAALSLVLGLPLAWVLARTEFPGRRLLRAIVTLPMVLPPVVGGAALLFALGRRGLIGEPLYDASGFLFPFSVWGVILANTFVAMPFLVITLEAAFRTLDPQFEAAAATLGAGRFTVFRRVTLPLVAPSLAAGVVLAWARALGEFGATITFAGNLQGRTQTLPLAVYLALQSDVEAAVATSLVLVAVSLIVLLVLKDRWWQRA; this is encoded by the coding sequence ATGACTCGACGCGTCGTCGCCCGCCCGCCGCTGGTGTTGCTCGTGCCCGCCGCCGCCGGCGCGTTGTTGTTCTTGGTCCCGCTGGCCGGGCTGGTGTCCAGGACTCCCTGGGGGTCACTCCCCGACCTGTTGACGAGCAGCATCGTCGTCGACGCGTTGCGGGTTTCCCTGGTCACGTCGCTCGGCGCCGCCGCCCTGTCCCTGGTCCTCGGGCTGCCACTGGCGTGGGTGCTCGCACGCACCGAGTTCCCCGGCCGTCGACTCTTGCGGGCGATCGTGACGCTACCCATGGTGCTTCCGCCCGTCGTGGGTGGCGCCGCACTGCTCTTCGCGCTGGGCCGGCGAGGCCTGATCGGTGAGCCGCTCTATGACGCCAGCGGGTTCCTCTTCCCGTTCTCGGTGTGGGGTGTGATCCTCGCCAACACGTTCGTCGCCATGCCCTTCCTCGTGATCACGCTGGAGGCTGCCTTCCGCACGCTCGATCCGCAGTTCGAAGCAGCAGCCGCCACCCTCGGAGCCGGACGATTCACGGTCTTTCGCCGGGTCACGCTCCCGCTCGTTGCCCCCTCGCTGGCTGCCGGTGTGGTGTTGGCGTGGGCACGTGCGCTCGGCGAGTTCGGCGCAACGATCACCTTTGCCGGCAACCTCCAGGGCCGCACCCAGACGCTGCCGCTCGCGGTCTACCTCGCCCTGCAGTCCGATGTCGAGGCGGCCGTCGCGACCAGTCTGGTGCTCGTCGCCGTTTCGCTCATCGTCCTGTTGGTCCTGAAGGACCGATGGTGGCAACGGGCATGA
- a CDS encoding TetR/AcrR family transcriptional regulator: MTMNPYLRNVPQQARSTERLHRIYDATGRVLADGGIEALSITAVATEAGIPPASVYDYVADSRALLAAFVTQRFDDSGHEMAEVLVPAATLDEALANVRKVFRVYFDLMRRDRGFRIAIAASQADDELVRISFEDSQRNAGHLRAMLVPFLGAESEQEVLDRCLLAVHLSGAAARMLLMIDDADIDRLIATYIDVFVANIASG, encoded by the coding sequence ATGACGATGAATCCATATCTGAGAAACGTGCCGCAACAGGCGCGGAGTACCGAGCGTCTGCACCGGATCTACGACGCCACCGGGCGTGTGCTTGCCGATGGAGGTATCGAGGCGCTGAGTATCACGGCCGTCGCCACCGAGGCCGGGATCCCGCCCGCGAGCGTCTATGACTACGTCGCCGACAGTCGTGCGCTGTTGGCGGCGTTCGTCACACAACGCTTCGACGACAGTGGACACGAGATGGCCGAGGTCCTCGTTCCGGCCGCCACGCTCGATGAAGCCCTGGCGAACGTCCGCAAGGTCTTCAGGGTCTACTTCGACCTGATGCGTCGAGACCGGGGCTTTCGCATCGCCATCGCCGCCAGCCAGGCCGACGACGAGTTGGTACGCATCAGCTTCGAGGACTCGCAACGCAACGCCGGCCATCTCCGGGCGATGTTGGTGCCGTTCCTCGGCGCCGAGTCCGAACAGGAAGTCCTCGATCGCTGCCTGTTGGCGGTGCACCTCTCCGGGGCAGCGGCGCGAATGCTGCTTATGATCGACGACGCCGATATCGACCGGCTGATCGCGACCTACATCGATGTCTTCGTTGCCAACATCGCAAGCGGCTGA
- a CDS encoding lysylphosphatidylglycerol synthase transmembrane domain-containing protein, which yields MSDLADPVDEERPRRSKRLVHLLQLLAVALVIHLFVVPQIGGFTDAVETIRSVRPEWLVAALGLYAGSLLVYALLLEILLPDDMRPGFGRLFGVVLASTGLNHVIPGGAATTAAVNYRLLAGTGVARSELGVALTIQGLGSAVVLNVLLWLALLVAIPTRGLNPLYTTAAILGVVLFSLFASAVVGLTRGRVTAIGWGRRIASRIPGAHPDGVASALETAGDQFVSMREDPRRLAKMVMLAAANWLLDAAALWVALRAFGVEMGVDGLLVSYGLANVLAALPITPGGLGVIEAVLIPTLIGFGGAASGVSVGVVAYRVIAFWLPIPIGSVCYVVIDRSKHDVRDGRTFVEDLVETNTRRSG from the coding sequence GTGTCTGACCTCGCCGATCCGGTCGACGAGGAGCGGCCGCGTCGATCCAAGCGACTGGTCCACCTGCTCCAGCTCCTCGCGGTCGCGCTCGTCATCCACCTGTTCGTCGTTCCCCAGATCGGTGGGTTCACCGACGCCGTCGAGACGATCCGCTCCGTTCGGCCGGAGTGGCTGGTTGCTGCGCTCGGCCTCTATGCCGGCTCATTGCTCGTCTATGCCCTCCTGCTGGAGATCCTGCTGCCCGACGACATGCGCCCCGGATTCGGCCGCCTGTTCGGCGTCGTGCTTGCGAGCACGGGCCTCAACCACGTCATTCCGGGAGGTGCGGCGACGACGGCCGCCGTCAACTATCGCCTCCTGGCCGGAACCGGTGTTGCCCGCTCCGAGCTCGGGGTCGCGTTGACGATCCAGGGACTCGGTTCGGCGGTCGTGCTCAACGTCCTTCTCTGGCTGGCCCTGCTCGTGGCCATTCCGACTCGAGGTCTCAACCCCCTCTACACGACCGCTGCCATCCTCGGCGTCGTCCTCTTCTCCTTGTTCGCCTCGGCCGTCGTGGGACTCACCCGCGGTCGGGTCACCGCCATCGGCTGGGGCCGACGCATCGCCTCACGCATCCCGGGGGCCCACCCCGACGGCGTCGCATCGGCGCTGGAGACGGCGGGCGACCAGTTCGTCTCGATGCGGGAGGACCCACGTCGCCTGGCGAAGATGGTCATGCTGGCCGCCGCGAACTGGCTGCTCGATGCCGCAGCACTGTGGGTGGCACTGCGAGCCTTCGGGGTCGAAATGGGTGTCGACGGTCTGCTCGTTTCCTACGGGCTGGCCAACGTGCTCGCTGCGCTACCGATCACTCCGGGTGGACTGGGCGTGATCGAAGCCGTGCTCATCCCCACCCTCATCGGATTCGGGGGTGCGGCCAGCGGGGTGTCGGTCGGCGTCGTCGCCTATCGCGTCATTGCGTTTTGGTTGCCAATCCCGATCGGCTCGGTGTGCTACGTGGTGATCGATCGCAGCAAACACGACGTGCGAGACGGTCGCACCTTCGTGGAAGACCTCGTCGAGACCAACACACGTCGTAGCGGCTGA
- a CDS encoding aminotransferase class V-fold PLP-dependent enzyme, translating into MAFAQHGRSVDEVMAALEEKRADDARWQDGKTFGMVYDGGPSVHEVAERAAALYLHENALNTKAFPSLGAIQSEVVGWTADLLHGNDFASGFLTSGGTESILCGVKAARERGRIERGVMEPEMVVAESAHAAFHKAAHLFGVKLHKTKVLDDWTADVDAMAEQVNENTVLIVGSAPQYPQGVIDDIPAIAALAAGVDANCHVDACMGGFVLPFVERLGREVAPWDFRVDGVTSISADIHKLGYAPKGASVILHRSKKLRSYQTFLFDDWLGGFYGSPNLQGSRSGLPMAAAWAVMTHLGIDGYLELTRQNLANADQVRAGIAAIDGIRVLGDGQFHLVAMSNEPDDADPIDIFALGDALLARGWHLDRQGPPDSLHATISNSNTGVIDRYLDDLAACVAEVRGTTTDDRSTTYSTVD; encoded by the coding sequence ATGGCGTTCGCACAGCACGGTCGTTCGGTCGACGAGGTCATGGCCGCCCTCGAGGAGAAACGGGCCGACGACGCTCGGTGGCAGGATGGCAAGACCTTCGGCATGGTCTACGACGGAGGGCCGTCGGTGCATGAGGTGGCCGAACGGGCCGCTGCGCTCTACCTGCACGAGAACGCCCTGAACACCAAGGCCTTCCCATCGCTCGGCGCGATCCAATCCGAGGTGGTCGGCTGGACCGCCGACCTGCTCCACGGCAACGACTTCGCATCGGGGTTCCTCACGAGCGGTGGCACCGAGTCGATCCTCTGCGGCGTGAAGGCGGCCCGCGAGCGGGGCCGGATCGAGCGGGGAGTCATGGAACCCGAGATGGTCGTCGCCGAGAGCGCACATGCGGCGTTCCACAAAGCGGCCCACCTCTTCGGCGTGAAGCTGCACAAGACCAAGGTGCTCGATGACTGGACCGCCGACGTCGATGCGATGGCCGAGCAGGTCAACGAGAACACCGTCCTCATCGTGGGCTCTGCCCCGCAGTACCCGCAGGGAGTGATCGACGACATCCCGGCAATTGCCGCACTCGCCGCCGGCGTCGATGCGAACTGCCATGTCGATGCCTGCATGGGCGGGTTCGTGCTGCCCTTCGTCGAACGGCTCGGTCGCGAGGTCGCGCCGTGGGACTTCCGGGTCGACGGGGTCACCTCGATTTCGGCCGACATCCACAAGCTGGGCTACGCACCCAAGGGCGCCTCGGTGATCCTCCATCGGAGCAAGAAGTTGCGGAGCTACCAGACCTTCCTCTTCGACGATTGGCTCGGCGGCTTCTACGGCTCACCCAATCTGCAGGGTTCCCGCTCGGGGCTCCCGATGGCTGCGGCGTGGGCGGTGATGACGCACCTCGGCATCGACGGCTATCTCGAACTCACCCGCCAGAACCTGGCGAACGCCGACCAGGTTCGGGCCGGCATCGCGGCCATCGACGGGATCCGGGTGTTGGGCGACGGTCAGTTCCATCTCGTCGCCATGAGCAACGAGCCCGACGACGCCGATCCGATCGACATCTTCGCCCTCGGCGACGCATTGCTGGCTCGTGGCTGGCACCTCGACCGTCAGGGACCTCCGGACTCGCTCCACGCCACCATCTCCAACTCCAACACCGGGGTGATCGACCGCTACCTCGATGACCTCGCTGCATGCGTGGCCGAGGTCCGAGGTACGACCACCGACGATCGCTCGACCACCTACTCGACCGTCGACTGA
- a CDS encoding succinylglutamate desuccinylase has translation MTDRSGSSNRWGGAFLQTTIDHAADTVVTGGIEPMSWTLGRHRWSLLDNGVLTIEPLEGAASVHTSLVLSAAIHGNETAPAEMLDRIVHDLATASLVPGVRLLAILGNPQAIVAGTRFVEENLNRLFSGVHEQRNHAEARRAALLEHAVGEFFAAAPPQHRRLHYELHTAIRASQLERFAVFPFGQPVDDEQLDFLRRADIHGILLDNGPSTTFSYFSSNRWGAESMTLELGRVSPLGANDPSRLAAIDACLRAVVRDGWPSPSLPPIVSDPQVFEVEHELLRTHASDFLLHVADDAPNFSLIEPGHRITSDPDGGIIIDGPGRRIVFPNPQVPVGQRVGLVIAPR, from the coding sequence ATGACCGACCGATCCGGCTCATCGAACAGATGGGGTGGCGCGTTCCTGCAGACCACGATCGATCACGCCGCCGACACCGTCGTCACCGGCGGGATCGAGCCGATGTCGTGGACGCTCGGCCGACACCGCTGGTCGCTGCTCGACAACGGGGTGCTGACGATCGAGCCACTCGAAGGAGCGGCCTCGGTGCACACCTCGCTGGTGCTCTCGGCCGCCATCCACGGCAACGAGACCGCACCGGCCGAGATGCTCGATCGGATCGTTCACGACCTCGCGACGGCTTCGCTCGTCCCAGGGGTTCGACTGCTGGCGATTCTCGGTAACCCGCAGGCGATCGTGGCCGGCACGCGTTTCGTCGAGGAGAACCTCAACCGCCTCTTCAGCGGTGTGCACGAACAACGCAACCATGCCGAGGCTCGGCGAGCGGCCTTGCTGGAACATGCGGTCGGCGAGTTCTTCGCTGCTGCGCCGCCACAACACCGACGTCTCCACTACGAGCTGCACACCGCCATCCGAGCGTCCCAGCTCGAGCGTTTCGCGGTCTTCCCCTTTGGTCAGCCGGTCGATGACGAGCAGCTCGACTTCCTCCGGCGGGCCGACATCCACGGCATCCTTCTTGACAACGGCCCGAGCACGACGTTCTCGTACTTCTCGTCGAACCGGTGGGGTGCCGAGTCGATGACGCTCGAACTCGGCCGGGTCTCGCCGCTCGGCGCAAACGATCCGTCGCGCCTGGCCGCCATCGATGCGTGCCTTCGAGCGGTGGTGCGCGACGGTTGGCCGTCGCCGTCGCTCCCTCCGATCGTCTCCGACCCGCAGGTCTTCGAGGTCGAGCACGAGCTGCTGCGAACCCACGCCTCCGACTTCTTGCTGCACGTGGCCGATGACGCGCCCAACTTCTCGCTGATTGAACCGGGTCATCGAATCACGAGCGACCCCGACGGTGGCATCATCATCGACGGTCCGGGCCGACGCATCGTCTTCCCGAACCCGCAGGTGCCGGTCGGACAGCGAGTCGGCCTCGTGATCGCTCCTCGCTGA
- the astB gene encoding N-succinylarginine dihydrolase yields the protein MTDNAVEVNFDGLVGPTHNFAGLSPGNVASQRHAQQASHPKAAALQGIDKMRLLLRLGLTQGVLPPHERPSPIGLAALGFPRDTETAAALRSLADARPWLLSAVMSSSAMWAANAATVSPSADTGDARVHFTPANLISTLHRSFEGPATARVLRRIFADDRHFVVHDPLPSHESFADEGAANHGRFAAEHGQPGMHLFVYGRDNEIVVPPGAFPRRQTLLASQTIAASHGLDPDRTVFVQQASAAIDAGAFHNDVVSVTNGRALFFHQHAFEESIADQLAAVDGLQLIEVPGEQLSLDDAVSSYLFNSQLVTLPDASVVLIAPSDVLELESTREYLASKPGGIDAVHTVSIRESMSNGGGPACLRLRVVLTPSERSALGARVLVDEPMLDQLAAWVERHYRDELRPADLADPQLVDEVRTALDELTQLLALGDLYDFQQ from the coding sequence GTGACTGACAACGCGGTCGAGGTCAACTTCGATGGGCTCGTCGGCCCGACCCACAACTTCGCCGGTCTGTCACCGGGCAACGTTGCGTCACAGCGGCACGCTCAGCAAGCGTCGCACCCAAAGGCGGCGGCGCTGCAAGGTATCGACAAGATGCGACTCCTGCTCCGTCTCGGTCTGACCCAGGGCGTCCTCCCGCCCCACGAACGACCCAGTCCGATCGGCCTTGCTGCACTCGGCTTTCCCCGCGACACCGAAACGGCTGCGGCACTGCGCTCCCTTGCCGACGCTCGCCCCTGGCTGCTGAGCGCCGTCATGTCGTCGTCGGCGATGTGGGCAGCCAACGCTGCCACCGTGTCGCCGTCGGCCGACACCGGCGACGCACGGGTGCACTTCACCCCGGCCAACCTCATCTCGACGCTGCACCGATCGTTCGAGGGGCCGGCGACGGCTCGAGTGCTCCGCCGAATCTTCGCCGACGACCGACACTTCGTCGTGCACGACCCCCTCCCCTCCCACGAGTCGTTCGCCGACGAGGGCGCCGCCAACCACGGCCGATTCGCGGCCGAGCACGGCCAGCCTGGCATGCACCTGTTCGTGTACGGGCGCGACAACGAGATCGTCGTCCCTCCCGGCGCCTTTCCCCGTCGGCAGACGCTGCTTGCGTCCCAGACGATCGCCGCCAGTCACGGGCTCGATCCCGACCGAACTGTCTTCGTGCAGCAGGCGTCGGCTGCGATCGATGCCGGAGCCTTCCACAACGATGTCGTCTCGGTCACCAACGGACGGGCCCTGTTCTTCCATCAGCACGCCTTCGAGGAGTCCATCGCCGACCAGCTCGCTGCGGTGGATGGGCTGCAGTTGATCGAGGTGCCGGGCGAACAGCTGAGCCTCGACGACGCCGTGTCGTCGTACCTCTTCAACTCCCAGCTGGTCACGCTGCCCGATGCCTCGGTGGTACTGATCGCCCCGAGCGACGTGCTCGAGCTGGAATCGACCCGTGAGTATCTGGCGTCGAAGCCGGGGGGCATCGACGCCGTTCACACCGTGTCGATCCGCGAATCGATGAGCAACGGCGGCGGGCCGGCCTGCCTGCGCCTGCGGGTCGTGCTCACCCCGTCGGAACGCTCGGCACTCGGCGCGCGGGTGCTGGTCGACGAACCGATGCTCGACCAGCTCGCCGCCTGGGTCGAGCGCCACTACCGAGACGAGCTGCGCCCAGCCGACCTTGCCGATCCTCAGCTCGTGGACGAGGTCCGCACGGCGCTCGACGAGCTCACGCAACTGCTCGCACTCGGCGACCTGTACGACTTCCAGCAGTAG
- a CDS encoding arginine N-succinyltransferase — protein sequence MTHRADSTPGVPTAIRRIRLAGVDDLEPLVALALGTEGHMTTMPRDPEHMAERIDEAVASVDPQRTVDGREVYFFVLDEGTPAAPEVVGTSAIYAAVGLDRPFYNYKVTRLSKYSPEIDRRFDYTILQPSNDYAGCTEVGTLYLPEDRRGGGRGRLLSFARFMFLAVHRERFGDVVVAELRGWIDDDGHSPFWDAVGSKFFDLDLGEADRLSGRDFRFMQDLLPGTPIHVDLLPDEAQVVIGRPHAGSEPAAGMLTAIGFRNHGYIDIFDAGLCLDAFIDDVDVVRRATHRTVRLAEEPVAGDRGIIANTALADFTMIEGAVVHDAEQPLTAFQAEALGVTDGDTVVTYSFEAPRD from the coding sequence ATGACCCACCGCGCCGATTCGACTCCGGGTGTGCCGACCGCCATCCGCCGTATTCGGCTGGCCGGCGTCGACGACCTCGAGCCGTTGGTCGCGCTTGCGCTCGGCACCGAGGGACACATGACCACGATGCCGCGCGATCCCGAGCACATGGCGGAGCGCATCGACGAAGCAGTGGCCAGCGTCGATCCGCAGCGGACGGTCGACGGACGTGAGGTGTATTTCTTCGTGCTCGACGAGGGGACACCGGCGGCGCCCGAGGTGGTCGGCACGTCGGCGATCTACGCCGCGGTGGGCCTCGACCGTCCCTTCTACAACTACAAGGTCACTCGCCTGAGCAAGTACTCGCCCGAGATCGATCGCCGCTTCGACTACACCATCCTCCAGCCGTCCAACGACTACGCCGGATGCACCGAGGTCGGCACCCTTTATCTCCCGGAAGACCGACGCGGCGGAGGGCGAGGGCGGCTGCTCTCGTTCGCCCGTTTCATGTTCCTCGCCGTGCATCGTGAGCGGTTCGGCGACGTCGTCGTCGCCGAGTTGCGGGGCTGGATCGACGACGACGGCCACTCCCCGTTCTGGGACGCCGTCGGCAGCAAGTTCTTCGACCTCGATCTGGGCGAAGCCGATCGACTGAGTGGGCGAGACTTCCGCTTCATGCAAGACCTGCTCCCGGGCACGCCGATCCATGTCGACCTGTTGCCCGACGAGGCGCAGGTGGTGATCGGCCGGCCGCACGCCGGCTCCGAGCCGGCCGCCGGGATGCTCACGGCCATCGGGTTCCGCAACCACGGCTACATCGACATCTTCGACGCCGGCCTGTGCCTCGACGCCTTCATCGACGACGTCGACGTGGTCCGTCGAGCCACTCATCGGACCGTTCGTCTCGCTGAGGAACCAGTGGCCGGTGATCGCGGCATCATCGCCAACACGGCACTGGCCGACTTCACGATGATCGAAGGCGCCGTCGTGCATGACGCAGAACAGCCGCTCACTGCATTCCAGGCCGAGGCGCTCGGCGTCACCGATGGCGACACCGTCGTCACCTACAGCTTCGAGGCACCACGTGACTGA